The DNA sequence GCCGCCACCGAACGCGATGATCTCCGGAATCTGGCCGAGCACGTCGGGCGTGATGGTTGATGCCAGCATCGCCGTGAACCCGCCCGTGACCACGCCGAGGAGGCTGCCGAGCAGCACACCACTCCGGACGGCTTCGCTCCGGGCGTCGCTCAGGTCGATATCGAAACGCACGTGTGAGTCGTCCTCCGGCAGCGAATGGACACCGACCATGACACGCGAGGCGCGCGAGATGGTATGGCGACTGTTCGGCCGGGCGAGCGCCCGTGCGAGACTCGAGATCGTGTCGTCCGCCGGAACGAACGCGATCGTGTCGCCTTTGCGCCGGACGATCTGGAGATACTCACGTGTGACGAGATAGTCTTCCACGCGGCGGAGCGCCGGATCCTTGCGCGTCGGCACCACTCGATTGACGGAGAAGACGGCCGGGCCGAAGTACCGGTCGTACCAGCGCGGCCGGACCTTCAGGTCTGGCAGCTCGAAGAGCGCCTGCCGGACGTGGTGCAGCGGCAGCCCGAGCTCGGAGGCGATGCGGAGCACCTCATCTTCCGAGAGATTGTCCTCGGGATCCGTCTCCTTCAGTGACAGCTCGGCCGCACGACGGATGACATGCTCGAAATCCACGCGCGCGATGGAGCGTGGGGCGGCCTCCGACATCTGCGCCGGGCTGGGGTCCGGCATACGGGCGGGGCCGTCCGGCGTCCGGGCCGGCTCAGGCGGAGCGTGCTGCGGCCGTTCCGGAGGTCCCGATTCCATGACTACCCGCGAGGCCCGGCAGCAGGCTCATCCGGTCCCTTCAGTTCAGCCCGCTCCGCCTCAGCCCGCTTGTCGGCTGCGGACGACGACGCCGCATCGATACGCGGCAGAGGCAGCGCCGGCTGCCGGGCAGCGTCCGCACTCCCGGAACCGGCCGCCCCCGCGGCGCGCTCGATGAACGGCCTGAACAGATCGATGGGAATCGGGAAGAGCGTGGTGGAATTGTTCTCGGTCGCAATCTCCGCGACCGTCTGCAGGTAGCGCAGCTGGAGCGCGGCCGGCTGCTGCTGGAGCACGCGCGCGGCCTCGGTCAGCTTTTCGGACGCCTGCAGCTCACCTTCGGCGGCAATCACCTTTGCGCGCCGCTCCCGCTCCGCCTCCGCCTGCCGCGCCATCGCACGCTGCATCTCGTGTGGCAGGTCGATGTCCTTGATCTCGACCGCAGTCACATCGATGCCCCATGGGTCGGTGCCCTCATCGATGATACGGCGGATCATGTCGTTCAGGTGGTCACGCTCCGCCAGCAGCTGGTCCAGCTCGGCATGACCCACCACACTGCGCAGCGTGGTCTGCGCGAGCTGACTCGTCGCGAACAGATAATCCTCGATGATGATCGTCGCCTTTTCCGGATCGGCCACGCGGAAATAGACGACCGCGTTCACCTTGATCGATACGTTGTCACGCGTGATCACATCCTGGGGCGGGATATCCATGGCGACGATGCGCAGCGGCACCTTCACCATCCGCTCGAGCCCGAGCGGGAGCAGGAAGATGAGTCCCGGCCCCCGCGCCCGCGTGAGTCGGCCCAGACGGAACACCACACCGCGCTCGTACTCGCGCAGCACCCGCAACGACGATGCGATCACGCTGACAGCGGCAACCGCCGCGATTCCCAGCGGAACGATCAAGTCGATCATATCGTGCCCCTTTCGTCTGGTGCTCCGGCGCGCTGTTACGTCGCAGCTCCGGTCGCCGCGGCCCGGCCGCGGCGACTGCGTTCAGCGTCGGAGCCCCGGAGTCCGGGCGGCTACAGCGCTTCGACGACCACCGCCATGCCCTGTCCGCCGCCGATGCAGGCGGCACCCAGACCGTAGCGGCCGCCGCGGTGACGCAGCTCGTGCAGCAGGTTCACCGTGATTCGCGCGCCCGATGCGGCGAGCGGGTGCGTGATTGCGATGGCGCCGCCGTTCACGTTCGTCTTTTCCGGGTCGAGCCCGAGCTCCTTCGCGACTGCGGCGAACTGCGGTGCGAACGCCTCGTTGATGTCGACGAGGTCCATCGCATCGAGCGGCATTCCCGCACGGTCGAGTGCCTTGCGCGCCGCAGGGGCAGGGCCGATACCCATGATCGCCGGATCCACTCCCGCGATGCCCCAGCTGACGAGCCGGCCGATCGGCTTCAGCCCCTTCCGCTCCGCCCAGTCCGCGCCGGCGATCACAACTGCCGCGGCACCGTCGCCAATGCCGCTCGCGTTGCCTGCCGTGACCAGACCGTCCTTCCGGAAATAGGGACGGAGCGCGCCGAGCGCTTCCATGCTCGCGTCCGGCCGCATGTGCTCGTCCGCATTGAACATGACCTCGCCTTTGCGCGTCTTCACCGCGACAGGCTCGACCTCCGTCTGCATGCGACCCTCGTCCCACGCCTTCTTCGCCCGCTGCTGCGAACGCACCGCGACCTCGTCGGCCACCTCCCGCGTAATGCCATACTGCTCCGCGAGCTTCTCCGCCGTCTGCGCCATGGACAGGTCGCACTGCGTATCCGTCAGCGCCGTCCACAACAGGTCCTCGAAGTTGCCGCCCGGCTCGCCGAGTCGCAGGTCGCCCCAGCGCGCGCCACGGACAACATGCGGCGCCTGGCTCATGCTCTCCGCTCCTCCGCACAGCGCTGCCTCCGTCTCGCCCAGCAGGATCTGCTCGGCACCGGTCACGATGGCCTGGAAGCCGGAGCCGCACAGGCGATTCAGTGTGAGCGCCGGCACTTCAATCGGGACGCCAGCCCGCAGGCCGACGTGTCGCGCGAGATAGATCGCATCGCCCGATGTCTGCAGCGCATTGCCGAATATGACGTGACCGATATCGGCTGGGTCCACGCCCGCTTCCTTGAGCGCCGACTTCGCCGCGTGGACGCCGAGGTCCGTTGCGCTGAAGTCCTTGAGCGAACCGCCAAACGAGCCGAACGGTGTCCGCCGGCCGGAGAGAAACACGATGTCTTTCGACTGGCCCTGAGTACTCATGAAGTATGCTCCGCTTCGCATTGCGGGTCGGTAGCTGTGGACAGATCACAGCCATTCGCCGCGACTGGTAGTCTCGTGATTGCGTTGCTGCCCATCATACCCTGCAACAGGCAGGAAGCGCCGCCGCATCAGTGGGGCGGCGCCGCGCCTCCATCCAGATAGGGCAGGAACTCCGCCTTGCTGTGCGCACGTGCGTACGCTTCCTCGGGCGACACCACCTTCTTCATGAGGTAGTCGAGGATGGCCTGGTCCATCAGCTGCATGCCATCCTTGCGGCCCGTCTGAATCATGCTGGTGATCTGATGCGTCTTCGCCTCGCGGATCATGTTCCCGATCGCGGGCGTGCCGACCATGATCTCGAGCGCCGCCACGCGCCCGGAGCCGTCCGCCTTGCGCAGCAGCTGCTGCGCGACCACTCCCCGGAGCGTCTCCGCCAGCATCGCGCGCACCTGCTCCTGCTCATCGGCGGGGAACACGTTGATGATGCGGTCGACCGTCTTGGCGGCGGAGCTGGTGTGCAGCGTGCCGAACACGAGATGCCCCGTCTCCGCGGCGGTCAGGCCGAGCGAGATCGTCTCGAGGTCGCGCATCTCACCGACCAGGATGACATCGGGGTCCTCGCGCAGCGCGGCGCGGAGAGCGGTTGCGAACGACTTCGTGTGATTGCCGATCTCGCGCTGGTTGACCAGGCCCTTCTTGTTCACGTGCACGAACTCGATGGGATCCTCGATCGTGAGGATGTGGTCCGGCTTGGTCTCGTTGATGAGATCGACCATCGCGGCGAGAGTCGTGCTCTTGCCGGAGCCGGTCGGGCCGGTCACGAGCACGAGGCCTTTCGTGAGCTTGCAGAATCGACGCACGCCCTCCGGCAGGTTCAGCTCATCGGCCGACAGCACGGTGCTCGGGATGGTGCGCATGACGCAGCCCATGCCCTTGCGCTGACGGAACACGTTCACGCGGAAGCGGGCGACATCCGCTACTTCATACGCGAAGTCGATGTCGCTCGCCTGTTCGAACTCCGCCTTCTGCGCCGGCGACATGATCTCGTACAGCAGCGCCTGCATGTCGGCGGGGGTGAGATCGCGAAACTTCACGCGTGTCAGCTCGCCGTGCTGCCGCATGATGGGCGGGGAGCCGACCGTGAGATGCAGGTCGGAGCCCTTCTGCTGCACCATCAGGCGCAGGAACTGATCGATCTGAGCCATGACTTCCTGGTTCAGCGGTGGAGCGCGCGCAACTGCCAGGTGAACCGTCCGGGCTCACCGGATATCGTTAGCAGCCAGTTTACGCCCCACTCCTGTGTCGGGGTCTCATCCAGGGGTTCGTGCATCAGGATGAGCGCGAGCGGCGCAGCCCGGAGCAGGCCGCGCAGCGGATATCCCTCGGCGGGGAGGTCGATCGTAATGGCGTCGAGCTCGTACGTGGCCACGGACTCCGCAAACGCGTCGCTCTGCTCGCCGCGCAGCGTATAGACCGAACCACCCTCACCGGTCTCGTTCACATGCAAGGCACGCACGTGTTCGCCGACAGCGATGGACGGGATCAGCGGCAGCAGCGCACGTGCCGACTCCAGTCGCTCCGCCTGCACTGCGATCCGCGAGGAGCCGCTGCGCCACAGCAGCCGCAGCTCCGTCATCAGCGTCGTGGGCAGCACCAGCTCCGCCGCCGCCGCCGCCAGTGGCGCGTTCTGCAGCGGCCGGAACAGCAGCTCCGCGCCGCCCGCACCGACCAGCGCCTGGGCCTCGAGTGGCAGCCTCACGCCGGCATGCTCCACCTCCGCCTCCCACTCGATGTGCCCGTCCTGCTCCGCGCGTACCCGCGCCACGGGAGCGGGGTGGATCTGCCCGTCCAGCGCGGCCTCCCAGCCGTCGGCGAGCGGTGCGCGATGAGTACGGCCGCGCGCGCGCCACCAACCCGTCGCCTGTGAGGCACGGATCGAGATGCCGAAGCGCTCCGCGCCGTGCGACAGTGCGCGCGCGACGAAGTCGCCTGCGGCCCGCTCCCGCTCGCGCACAGTCAGCGCATCATCGCGCGTGTCGTAGATGGCATGGATCAGCTCGCGAATACGCGATGCCGACGCGAGCGCCATCTCGACCTGCAGTCCCGTCCGTTTGCTCAGCTCTTCGATGACCTCGCGCGTCAGCGGTTCCGCCACCACCACCGTAACGAGACGACCCGCACGCACGATGGGTACGGCCATGTGCGCGAGCGCCCAGTCCGCCGGGACCAGCTGCGCCACATCG is a window from the Longimicrobiales bacterium genome containing:
- a CDS encoding type IV pilus twitching motility protein PilT, giving the protein MAQIDQFLRLMVQQKGSDLHLTVGSPPIMRQHGELTRVKFRDLTPADMQALLYEIMSPAQKAEFEQASDIDFAYEVADVARFRVNVFRQRKGMGCVMRTIPSTVLSADELNLPEGVRRFCKLTKGLVLVTGPTGSGKSTTLAAMVDLINETKPDHILTIEDPIEFVHVNKKGLVNQREIGNHTKSFATALRAALREDPDVILVGEMRDLETISLGLTAAETGHLVFGTLHTSSAAKTVDRIINVFPADEQEQVRAMLAETLRGVVAQQLLRKADGSGRVAALEIMVGTPAIGNMIREAKTHQITSMIQTGRKDGMQLMDQAILDYLMKKVVSPEEAYARAHSKAEFLPYLDGGAAPPH
- a CDS encoding slipin family protein yields the protein MIDLIVPLGIAAVAAVSVIASSLRVLREYERGVVFRLGRLTRARGPGLIFLLPLGLERMVKVPLRIVAMDIPPQDVITRDNVSIKVNAVVYFRVADPEKATIIIEDYLFATSQLAQTTLRSVVGHAELDQLLAERDHLNDMIRRIIDEGTDPWGIDVTAVEIKDIDLPHEMQRAMARQAEAERERRAKVIAAEGELQASEKLTEAARVLQQQPAALQLRYLQTVAEIATENNSTTLFPIPIDLFRPFIERAAGAAGSGSADAARQPALPLPRIDAASSSAADKRAEAERAELKGPDEPAAGPRG
- a CDS encoding acetyl-CoA C-acetyltransferase, translating into MSTQGQSKDIVFLSGRRTPFGSFGGSLKDFSATDLGVHAAKSALKEAGVDPADIGHVIFGNALQTSGDAIYLARHVGLRAGVPIEVPALTLNRLCGSGFQAIVTGAEQILLGETEAALCGGAESMSQAPHVVRGARWGDLRLGEPGGNFEDLLWTALTDTQCDLSMAQTAEKLAEQYGITREVADEVAVRSQQRAKKAWDEGRMQTEVEPVAVKTRKGEVMFNADEHMRPDASMEALGALRPYFRKDGLVTAGNASGIGDGAAAVVIAGADWAERKGLKPIGRLVSWGIAGVDPAIMGIGPAPAARKALDRAGMPLDAMDLVDINEAFAPQFAAVAKELGLDPEKTNVNGGAIAITHPLAASGARITVNLLHELRHRGGRYGLGAACIGGGQGMAVVVEAL